In Nocardioides jishulii, the DNA window CCGGCCAGAAGGTGGACGACCGCTTCGGCCCGCCGTCGCAGCTCCTGGTCTCCTCGACGCCGGAGGCGCTGCTGCGCGAGGGCGGTGGCCGTGGCACCGACCTGACCCGCCGACTCGTCCTCGACCCGCAGGTGGGGGAGGGCGTGCTCCACGTCGCGGCGCGCGCCGCCTCGTGTGACGCAGACGGTGGCGAGGGGGCGGCCTGCCGGATGCACCAACAGGACTGGGGCGTGCCGGTGCAGGTGGTCGCGGGGGCCGACGGCGTACTGCGGCTGCCGTTGGGTGGCACGGCCTGAGACGTCGCGGTCCAGACCTGCCGTGAGGGCCAGTGTTTCGTGCTCCACGGCAGGGGGCACCACTCCCGGCAGAGCGCGCGGCACGGGCCGCGCCACACCCGGGAGGAAAACCAATGGGACTCGGACTCGGAATCGTGCTGATCGTCCTCGGACTGATCTTCGGCCTCGGGGTCGTGAACATCCCCGGACTCGACCAGTACGTCGCCACGGAGACGCTGGGCTGGATCCTCGTCGCGGCCGGTGTGCTGTCGATCGTCCTCGGCCTCGTCATGAACAAGCAGCGCGGCGAGACCCGCCACGTCGAGGAGCGCCACGTCGACAGCCGTCGCGACGTCGTCTGAGAAGTCGTACGCTCGAAGGCATGCCCTCACCGAAGCGCATCGACGTCGACGACTTCTACGCACAGCTCCCGGAGATCGCCCGTCCACACCTGGGCCAGCTCCGGGAGCTGTGTCGCGCTTCCCTGCCTGACGCCGAGGAGGTTCTGCACTGGAACCAGCCCGCGTTCGTGCAGGACGGCACCCGCCTGGTCGCGCTCCAGGCCTTCGGCAAGCACTGCTCGCTGCGCTTCCCGACGCGCTTGTTCGCCGAGCACCGCTCCCGCGTGGAGGGTGTGGGCTACGAGGCCGGGGAGGGCTTCGTGAAGCTGCCGTACGACCGTGGCCTCCCCGTCGACGTGCTGCGCTCGCTCGTGGAGGCGCGCCGGCAGGAGTACGCCGCCACCGGCGCCGGCTGGTGAGTCCCTCACGGCAGTGAGCAGGCGCTGCCCGGGCTCTATGCTCCTCGGGCTGAGTTCACGACGCTGAGCTCATGTCGACAGGAGAAGACGATGACGTACACGTCATGGGGCGAGCTGCAGGATGTCTACAACGAGACGCTGGACGCGCAGGGCGAGGTGTCGATCGGCTCCGTGACGTTCGCGCCGTCGGAGGTCCTGAAGCAGATGAACCCTCTGGCCTACCGGGTGGGGCTCCACGACTTCGCCGAGGCCCGGGGCATCGACACCGACGCCTTCGACGACTGGTTCATGTCGTGAACGAAGGGCCGCACCCGGTGGGTGCGGCCCTTCGTCGCGTTGCCTCAGGTCAGGCGCTCATCACCCGGGCGTGCAGCGCCTGGACCGCGTACCGCGCGGACCAGAACGCACCGTGCTGCCAGGCCGAGATCTCCGACATCCAGTCGCCGGCGAAGTAGACGTTGCCCTGACCTTCCTGCAGCTTCTTGAAGAGTGGGGACGTGGTCTTGGGATAGGCCCACGCGCCCTCGACGTAGGGCACCTTGTGCCACGCGATGGAGAAGGAGGAGTCCAGCTCGGTGCGGTACTTGGGTCCGAAGATCTTCTCTCCCTGCGCGACGGCGCGCGCCTCGCGCTGCCGCGGGGAGAGATCGGCGTACGTACGCGCGTTGGCCCCGGTGTTGTAGTAGCCGATCATGAGCCCCTTGCGCCCGCCGTAGCCGTACGACGGGTGCCACACGTGGGCAAGATCCATGTCGGTCTCGGTGATGCCGCCGTAGATGCGGTGGTCGTCCTCCCACCAGCGCGACTTGTACTGGAGCCCGATCTTGCCGGCGGGCGAACCCGTCGCGAACTCGCCCAGCGCCGCGTCGATCTCGGTGCCCCAGTTGGTGTCCCACGTGCGCATCAGGCCGGCGGGGGCCGAGACGACCGCGAAGTCTGCCTCGATCTGCCGCTCCGGGCCGCGCTTCGGCTTGTAGGTGACCTTGACGCCTCGCGAGGTGTTCTTCACCGCCGTGACCGGCGAGTTGAGCAGCACGTTCTGCTGTCCGATGGCCCTGACGAAGTAGCTGTACGTGGTGTCCATGCCCCCGACGGGCTGGAACATCAGCATGGCCTGTTCCCAGTTGTTCTCGAACGCGAAGTACTGCCCCACCTTGCTGGCGAGCACCTCCGACGCGGTGCCGGGGCCGGGCAGCGGCGTGCCGTGCTCGTTCCAGGCCGTCGGGTACTCCGAGAAGCCGCGGTTGTTGCCGCCCGCGTAGGTGCCGTCGGACTTCAGCGCGCCGAACGAGCGCAGGAAGGCGCGCAGGTTCTCCTTGTCCTCCGCGGTCAGCTTCGCGTCGAGGGCGCCCTGGTCGGTCGCGTAGTTCAGCAGCTCGGAGGTGTAGCCGAAGACGTCCGCCTTCGCCGTGCGGTAGCGGATGGGGTTGCCCGGGGTGGCGCCGCTCTTCTCGTTGTAGAGGTAGGCGTCGGCGTTGGCGTTGGTGAAGACCTCGTACGGCACCCCGAGCTCGCGCATGTAGTCCATCGTCACCATCCACTGGGCGATGCGTCCTGCGCCGGCGTTCATGTAGACGTCGCGGTCGAAGCGCGCCGTCTGCTTGATGCCGTCGATGTCGGTCTCGGAGTCCCCGTCGCGGATGGTCAGGGTGCGGCCACCCACGCGGTGGCGGGCCTCGAGGACCGTGACGCGGTAGCCGGCCTTCTTGAGCTCGTACGCCGTGGCGAGGCCCGCGGGGCCGCCACCGACGACGACCACCTTCTTGGACGACCGCCCCGACAGGGCGAAGTCGCTGCGTCCGGGGGGATTCCATGACTTGCTCGGGGGCTGGGCCGCGGCCGTGGGGGCGAGGCCCACCGCTCCCATCGCCGCGAACATGACTCCCGCGCTGGAGCCGGCACCGACCGCCTGGAGGAGGCTGCGCCGCGAGACGCCCGACAAGACTTCTTCTTCGACCATGGGAGGTCCTCTCGTCACACGGGCCCGACGCCGGCCGTGCTCCCGGAACCCGTACCGGAGGCCAGCGTCAGCGCCCGGCATGAACGTAGGGAGACGACGTCACGGCGGTGGGTCTCGCGGGTTTCCGACGGGTCACAAAAGTGCGGTGGGCCGACCGCAGGAGGGCGCGTTCTTCTCCTCTATATGCGTCAGAGGTCAGCCGCGTCCCAGAGCGCGTCAGGAGCTGAAACAAACGTTCGTTGCAGACGTCCAGATGACATCGCCGCGTTACGCGGGTGTGACCTGGCCTCCCTAGCGTCCACCCATGGCCGACCCCTCGGCCATGCCCTCGCGAGTCGAGGGCCGCACTGTTCTCGGAGGCATGGATGAAGACTGCAAGCAAGATGGCCACCGCCGTCGTCGCCACGGTGGCGCTGGCCGTGCCCAGCACCGTCTGGGCGCACGACCGGCTGTTCCGCCCAGACCCGAAGGAAGCCTTCTCGTTCATCACGGGTGACACCGCGAGCATCGCCGATGGAGTGGCCTTCGGGAAGGACGTGGCCTGGTACAAGTCCTCCGGGCTGGGGCCCTCGGCGATGAACACCGCGGGCGCCACGGCTGAGCAGCGCTACATCCCCACCGACGTCTTCCCCGGCGGCGTCCTGCCGCCCGGCGTGACGATCACCGAGGCGCAGGGCATCAACGTCCTCATGCGCATCGGCGAGAACCTGGCCAAGGCGGGACTCTCGTACGACGACGTGGTCTCGATGCGGGTCTTCCTGCAGAACCCCGAGGGCGAGGAGAAGATGGACTTCGCCGGCTGGAACCGTGCCTACCGCCAGTACTTCGCCAACACGAACCTCAAGACGGGCGACACGATGCAGGTGCCCCTGGGCAACGTGACGGGCCCTCCCCGCGTCGTGAACCCCGCGCGTCCCTCCCGGTTTGCCCTGGAGATCGAGAACCTGCCCGTCAACGGGTGGCTCGTCGAGGTCGAGGTCGACGCGGTCTACCCGGAGAAGTCGAAGCACAAGCCGAAGAAGAAGTAGCGCGACAGGGTCGATCCGCGCCGTTGGGTCTCTCGCGCAGCCCGGCACAAGAACGCGGTGACTTCAGGTCACCTGGTGACCTCAAGTCACCGCGTTCTTGTCCGCGCTCGCCACCGCCGACGCCCGCCCGCGGCTGTCAGGGCACGGCTACTGAGCTGAGCAACGCCTCCCGCAGCCGCTGCGGAGTAGCGACTGCGCGCCGTCGAGGCGTTGAGCCCCAGCAGCTCGGCCGCCTCGGTGACGGTGAAGCCGTCCCAGTGGATCAGCATCACGAGCTCGCGGTGGGCGGCGTGCAGCCGCAGCACGGCGTCGCGTACGGCGGTGGCCTCCGTGTGGTCCTCGACCGCCGGCGCGATGTGGGCCCGGAGACGATCACTCAGGGCGTTGGGCGTCCGGTGGGCACGCTGGCCGCGTCCACGCGGGCGCTGAGGTCGATCCCCACGATCTTGCCGAGGGCGCTGGTCTCGAGCTCGTCACCAGCCAGTCGCCGCTACTGCTCAACTGGAGGCATGGCCGGCCCTCCGTCCTCCGTCCCCCGGGAGTCGGCAATGGCTCGTCGGGTGCCGATCGCGGCGTAGCCGTAGGTTGCTCAGGAAGGCGGATCGCCACGTCGGGCGCCGGCTCCTGCTCGGCCATCAAGTTCGCACGCGACAGCGGCGCGCCGCTGGCCTGCTTCCCGTCTGCGAGTACCGGTGTCACCGAGAACTCCATCTCGCACGCGCTGCCAGGCTCTGCTGCCCACGGCACCCAGGACGGTGTCGGCAACAGTCCGCTGGGAGGGGATATGGGGAGCTCGACAGGGTGGAGAGGTGTCACGTGCTGGCCCTAGCGATCGCACGAAGACTGCGGCAAATCCTCTCCGCTCCCTGTCTGAGACTGGGCACTGCATGGAATCGCTCGACTGAAGTTGCTCATCGCCCCCGGTCGGACATGAAGAAGATCTCGGTCGGCGACACGATGCGAAGGGAGCCTGCAGGAACTGCCTTTGCCAGGTAGACGCTTCCACCTGCCTGAAACACGGGTTCGCAGAACGCCTCTGGCTCGAGAGCTAGAAGAATGACAGGTCCATGGCGCTGCGCAGTCCTAATCGCGAGGTGTGGGTCGCTTGAAAGGTGAACCCACTGACGTCCCATGCTCTTGAGTCCCGCCCCGCTAGTGAAAATGCTACTGAGGTTGCGGGACGAGGTTCCGTGGTACAACGTTGGTCTGCTACTGGCCTCTTGGTACGAGATCTCAACAGGGCGCGTGTGACCGTAACGAGCGCGGATCTTCTTTCCCCGCAATTCGAACCTGGGCTCGTCAATTGCCGCAGCAACGGTCCAAATCTCGCTGCTGTCGGTGCGTAGTCCGCTGGCATATAGGGAGTCTGAAACGGCGGCTATGTAGGCCCAGCCTCCACGATCAAGAGTCACGGATGAACCGTGTCTGAGTTCGTAAGCCATTGCCCGAGAAAGGTGCCTCCGCCGGGCATCGCTAATATTCTTTAGGCCGTCATCTTCGTTTATGGCGGTACCGCGGCGCACAGACCACGTATGTAAAAGGTGGGAAGCCATGTCTCGTATGGCTCGTTCTTTGGAATCCCGCGAAAGCCACTCGAGCAGTCCCTCGCCGTGCGAGCGTAATGCTTGGTCGCTACTTGGGGCAGTGAGCAGGCCTACTGCCCGTGAGAGGGTGGCAGCTTCCCACGCGCGCACAAGGCTTCCGTGGTCGACTGCTACTCCGCGTCTGCCCAATTCGTGCCTGTATTGATGAACGAGATGAAGGCGAGTCTTCCAGCCATGTTCATCAATTGGTAAGAGCGGTCTATCGTCAAGCAACTGCGCCAACTCTAGGCCGACGGGTCGCCAGCCACAGGCTTCAAAGTCTACGGCCACCACCGAGTTGTCGGCGCCGACGATCCAGTTGAGCGGATGAGCGTCTCGTCGCGGCAGCAATAGCGGGTCGGGTCCGAAGGTTTTCCACCATTCTTCAAAGACTTCCCCTGCATTGCCAACCTGCAAGCCATTCTTCAACCATCGACCAAAGTCCTTCTTCCATAAGTCTCGCCGCACTGAAACCGGATTAGATCTTTGCGAAAGTAGTTCTGAGGCGTGGATAATAGCAAGATATTGCACGACGGCGTTGAGGATGCTTGAGCGAGTTCCGAGAGGTTGATCCCGCATTGCTTCAACAAGGATCTCGCCTTTGTGGAACCGCCTAGCTACCAGAATCTCACAACCCTTCGCACGCAAGGAGTCGTCCGCCGGAAGCTGACTCTTCGCCAATGTGGTGGGGACTGAGAACCTTGATTCGAGACCGAGCTGTTTCAAATGCCGTTCGAGTCTTGAGACTCGTTCGGTCTCGCGGTCCGCCAGATCATTGAGTGTAGGTTTGAAGATGAACGTCTCTGAAATAATTCCAGACGGATCTTCGGCAAGATAAACTCCGCTGCGCCCACCCAGATGTTTGCGATCTACCTCTCTGCTTTCAAGGGCGCGCTGCGCCGCCAATTCATAGAGGCCGGCGAGGTTCCCCACTGAAGCGTGCCGCAAGGCTTCCGCAGCGCCGCTGTCCCAACCCTTCTTGCGAAGTTCATAAATAATGGGCTTTGGTAGATCTGAACCCAGCGCCTCAAGTTCGCGCGCGAGCACCAACAAAGGCGTTGGCCACGCTTGGTCGAAGTTTGCAAGTCTTAGAATATCTTCGATCGCGGCTAGAAGATGGGACCGGAGCGAGGTCGAGCGAAACAGTTGGAATCTGTCGACCGCGTTTTGGAGGCGACTCTCGGGATCGGTTAGCGGGCCCTGGTCACTCGTCCCTTCGCGAATCTGGACGGCATCTTTCAAGTGGCCTACCTTTTCGGAACTCCATGCACGCCCAACGAGCCGAGCTGCTATTTCGCTTTTCGTGGAAGCGGAAATACGACGAATTAGGGCCGAGGAACGCAAGCGTGGCGATAGAGAGTCCAACTGGTGGTCAATGGCCTCCAACAGCTCCTTGGTTGCCACGCGATCTTGACGCGCCCATTCCTGGGTTTGAGAGCCGACCCCAAACGGCGTCCGAAACCCACGCACCTTTAGGGCATTTGATGGCGGCAGGGACAAGAAGGCTCGGATTGTGGCGACACGGGCTGCAATCACGGGGTCAGAAACGGCTTTTAGGTTTTCGCACTGAGCTGCAGATCGCGCACGAAACTGTTGGCGTCCTGCCTCAGTTTGTGCCGCCTGTGACAACCGCAGCCATGCTTCCGCAATGTGGGAGGACAGCGCTGCAGTGTCGTGTGCGTCCGATCGGCTCTGCAAACCGACTAGTTCTCGCAACGAATCCGGGTCTCCAGATGCGTCATGAACTCTCAATAAGGCTTCAGCAAGATAGTTGTAGGCATCTGCGTTTTGATTTCCGCCGTCCAGTGAGGCCCGAATTCGTTCCACCATCTCGACGGCTTGAGCGGCAGAGAATGCGCCGTGCCGTGATTGCAGCACCAGTGCGACGCCCAAACGCCCTTGGAACTGGCGCAACTGGCGATGGCGAATCAGGTGTCGATTCTCAATTACTGAGCGCATGTATAGCTCGGACACTCGAAGCCCTCGGAGGAATGTCAAGGGCTCTTGCCAGTTCACGCTTTTTGCCCGGCTGTAGAGGGCAAGTGCGATGGCTTCGCGAAGGCGTAGAAGGCGTTTGTCTAAACCCTTGCGTCGGTCTAGCGTCTCAGCAATTTGTGAGGGGTGCGAACTAATCCAGTGTTCAAGGAGGAGGAGTTCTAGAATCTCCCAGTAC includes these proteins:
- a CDS encoding DUF6458 family protein → MGLGLGIVLIVLGLIFGLGVVNIPGLDQYVATETLGWILVAAGVLSIVLGLVMNKQRGETRHVEERHVDSRRDVV
- a CDS encoding iron chaperone, giving the protein MPSPKRIDVDDFYAQLPEIARPHLGQLRELCRASLPDAEEVLHWNQPAFVQDGTRLVALQAFGKHCSLRFPTRLFAEHRSRVEGVGYEAGEGFVKLPYDRGLPVDVLRSLVEARRQEYAATGAGW
- a CDS encoding flavin monoamine oxidase family protein; amino-acid sequence: MVEEEVLSGVSRRSLLQAVGAGSSAGVMFAAMGAVGLAPTAAAQPPSKSWNPPGRSDFALSGRSSKKVVVVGGGPAGLATAYELKKAGYRVTVLEARHRVGGRTLTIRDGDSETDIDGIKQTARFDRDVYMNAGAGRIAQWMVTMDYMRELGVPYEVFTNANADAYLYNEKSGATPGNPIRYRTAKADVFGYTSELLNYATDQGALDAKLTAEDKENLRAFLRSFGALKSDGTYAGGNNRGFSEYPTAWNEHGTPLPGPGTASEVLASKVGQYFAFENNWEQAMLMFQPVGGMDTTYSYFVRAIGQQNVLLNSPVTAVKNTSRGVKVTYKPKRGPERQIEADFAVVSAPAGLMRTWDTNWGTEIDAALGEFATGSPAGKIGLQYKSRWWEDDHRIYGGITETDMDLAHVWHPSYGYGGRKGLMIGYYNTGANARTYADLSPRQREARAVAQGEKIFGPKYRTELDSSFSIAWHKVPYVEGAWAYPKTTSPLFKKLQEGQGNVYFAGDWMSEISAWQHGAFWSARYAVQALHARVMSA
- a CDS encoding Rid family hydrolase → MKTASKMATAVVATVALAVPSTVWAHDRLFRPDPKEAFSFITGDTASIADGVAFGKDVAWYKSSGLGPSAMNTAGATAEQRYIPTDVFPGGVLPPGVTITEAQGINVLMRIGENLAKAGLSYDDVVSMRVFLQNPEGEEKMDFAGWNRAYRQYFANTNLKTGDTMQVPLGNVTGPPRVVNPARPSRFALEIENLPVNGWLVEVEVDAVYPEKSKHKPKKK
- a CDS encoding sigma factor-like helix-turn-helix DNA-binding protein yields the protein MSDRLRAHIAPAVEDHTEATAVRDAVLRLHAAHRELVMLIHWDGFTVTEAAELLGLNASTARSRYSAAAAGGVAQLSSRALTAAGGRRRWRARTRTR
- a CDS encoding RNA 2'-phosphotransferase, coding for MDSAYLEAFSTRYGTEWLAYLTDDRFAIRAFPRLMDSATRRTYWEILELLLLEHWISSHPSQIAETLDRRKGLDKRLLRLREAIALALYSRAKSVNWQEPLTFLRGLRVSELYMRSVIENRHLIRHRQLRQFQGRLGVALVLQSRHGAFSAAQAVEMVERIRASLDGGNQNADAYNYLAEALLRVHDASGDPDSLRELVGLQSRSDAHDTAALSSHIAEAWLRLSQAAQTEAGRQQFRARSAAQCENLKAVSDPVIAARVATIRAFLSLPPSNALKVRGFRTPFGVGSQTQEWARQDRVATKELLEAIDHQLDSLSPRLRSSALIRRISASTKSEIAARLVGRAWSSEKVGHLKDAVQIREGTSDQGPLTDPESRLQNAVDRFQLFRSTSLRSHLLAAIEDILRLANFDQAWPTPLLVLARELEALGSDLPKPIIYELRKKGWDSGAAEALRHASVGNLAGLYELAAQRALESREVDRKHLGGRSGVYLAEDPSGIISETFIFKPTLNDLADRETERVSRLERHLKQLGLESRFSVPTTLAKSQLPADDSLRAKGCEILVARRFHKGEILVEAMRDQPLGTRSSILNAVVQYLAIIHASELLSQRSNPVSVRRDLWKKDFGRWLKNGLQVGNAGEVFEEWWKTFGPDPLLLPRRDAHPLNWIVGADNSVVAVDFEACGWRPVGLELAQLLDDRPLLPIDEHGWKTRLHLVHQYRHELGRRGVAVDHGSLVRAWEAATLSRAVGLLTAPSSDQALRSHGEGLLEWLSRDSKERAIRDMASHLLHTWSVRRGTAINEDDGLKNISDARRRHLSRAMAYELRHGSSVTLDRGGWAYIAAVSDSLYASGLRTDSSEIWTVAAAIDEPRFELRGKKIRARYGHTRPVEISYQEASSRPTLYHGTSSRNLSSIFTSGAGLKSMGRQWVHLSSDPHLAIRTAQRHGPVILLALEPEAFCEPVFQAGGSVYLAKAVPAGSLRIVSPTEIFFMSDRGR